The Antarcticibacterium sp. 1MA-6-2 genome has a window encoding:
- a CDS encoding alpha/beta fold hydrolase, translating to MLKKLKIKGFENSAGTIQDIRFSYEVFGQALGEAPIILVNHALSGNSKVTGTGGWWNSLIGEGKTIDTLQYTILAFNMPGNGYDGDPTHLLHNYKEFTLRDIAKIYAAALEQLDISSLYAGIGGSIGGALLWELAALKPQLFQNIIPVATDYKATQWLRALCKVQDQILNNSAEPLKDARMHAMTFYRSPQSLEAKFGSGIQATGDNWNVEGWLEYHGQKLEERFQLASYKLMNHLLTTVDISNGSGDQLFAASEIEGTIHIVTVDSDRFYLPEDNWDTYVNLSLIKNNISIHEIKSIHGHDAFLIEFGQLAGFLGPIFNSKHIQDDTSKRSAIWGR from the coding sequence ATGCTTAAGAAGTTAAAAATAAAAGGATTTGAAAATTCCGCAGGAACCATACAGGATATCAGGTTTAGTTATGAGGTTTTTGGACAGGCTCTGGGAGAAGCGCCAATAATATTGGTAAACCACGCCTTAAGCGGTAATTCAAAAGTGACCGGAACAGGAGGCTGGTGGAATTCTTTAATTGGGGAGGGAAAAACTATAGATACCTTACAGTACACTATTCTGGCTTTTAATATGCCGGGAAATGGGTACGATGGTGATCCCACCCATCTTTTGCATAATTATAAAGAATTTACTTTAAGGGATATTGCTAAAATTTATGCTGCCGCACTGGAACAACTTGATATTTCTTCGTTATACGCAGGAATAGGTGGTTCCATTGGTGGTGCTTTGTTATGGGAATTAGCAGCACTTAAGCCGCAACTGTTTCAGAATATTATTCCGGTAGCTACAGATTACAAGGCTACCCAGTGGCTACGGGCTTTATGTAAGGTTCAGGACCAGATCCTTAACAATTCGGCAGAACCATTGAAAGATGCGAGAATGCATGCGATGACTTTTTACAGGAGCCCACAATCTCTGGAGGCAAAGTTCGGTTCAGGAATTCAGGCAACGGGTGACAACTGGAATGTTGAGGGATGGCTGGAATATCACGGGCAAAAACTTGAGGAGAGATTTCAGCTGGCTTCTTACAAATTGATGAATCATCTGCTTACCACGGTCGATATTAGTAACGGCAGTGGAGATCAACTTTTTGCAGCTTCAGAAATAGAAGGCACCATTCATATTGTAACTGTAGATTCTGACAGGTTCTACCTTCCTGAAGATAATTGGGATACCTACGTGAATCTCTCTCTTATAAAAAACAACATCAGCATCCACGAAATAAAATCTATTCATGGCCACGATGCTTTTTTAATTGAGTTTGGCCAGCTGGCTGGTTTTTTAGGTCCAATATTTAATTCAAAACACATACAAGATGACACGAGTAAACGTAGTGCTATTTGGGGTAGGTAA